The following proteins are encoded in a genomic region of Desulfosoma sp.:
- a CDS encoding SulP family inorganic anion transporter yields the protein MLKKIFPFLDWFKGYNIATFQADAIAGLTVALVLIPQSMAYAQLAGLPPYYGLYASFLPPMIASLFGSSRQLATGPVAVVSLMTSASLEPLATAGSQEYIAYAVLLALLVGLFQFSLGVLRLGLVVNFLSHPVVNGFTNAAAIIIATSQLSKMFGVNVDNAPHHYQTVYRVIQQAFHYTHWPTFFLGVTAFAIMYGLKKVAPKLPNVLVAVAITTVISWFMGFEHNTTVPLSAIQDPETQERVQSFNKAVYELKPLAEKRTLVSKEIERAKEAHDAVAQLKWESEDKLIQLESEALKTKAQQYREQLRSTLFEAAMKPDGTMTFYLKGHLPPGFKTDGRIWRLRVGNRPLQTESLTMMGGGEVVGVVPKGIPAFSVPKIELSAALHLLSYAAIISLLGFMEAISIAKAMASKTGQRLDPNQELIGQGLANFIGALGKSYPVSGSFSRSAVNLQAGAVTGLSSVFTSLAVVITLMFFTPLLYHLPQSVLAAVIMMAVIGLINVSGFIHAWRAKWYDGLISILSFIFTLWFAPHLDKGIMMGVGLSLGVFLYKSMRPTVASLARYEDEALRCATTHGLRECKYISVMRFDAPLFFANSSYFEDLITDLIRKKSTLRHILVVCNGINDMDASGEETLSLLIDRVRSGGIEISFSGVNETVMSVLKKTHLTAKIGESHIFPTMEKAIRAIHEDAHRDGDEKDCPLLTVCRLVA from the coding sequence ATGCTCAAAAAAATCTTTCCTTTTCTCGACTGGTTCAAAGGGTACAACATCGCCACATTTCAAGCCGATGCCATCGCCGGATTGACCGTAGCTCTGGTCCTGATTCCCCAGTCAATGGCCTATGCCCAACTGGCGGGTTTGCCTCCCTACTACGGCCTTTATGCCTCCTTTTTGCCGCCTATGATCGCATCCTTGTTCGGCTCTTCCCGACAGCTGGCAACTGGTCCCGTGGCGGTGGTTTCCCTGATGACATCGGCTTCCCTTGAGCCGCTTGCCACGGCCGGCAGCCAAGAATACATCGCCTATGCCGTCTTGTTGGCGCTTTTGGTTGGACTCTTTCAGTTCAGCCTCGGTGTCTTGCGCCTAGGGTTGGTGGTAAATTTTCTTTCCCATCCAGTGGTCAATGGCTTCACCAACGCGGCCGCCATCATCATCGCCACCTCCCAACTCTCCAAGATGTTTGGTGTCAATGTGGACAATGCTCCACATCACTACCAAACTGTTTACAGAGTGATCCAGCAGGCTTTTCACTACACCCATTGGCCCACGTTCTTCTTGGGGGTGACAGCCTTCGCCATTATGTACGGCCTCAAAAAGGTTGCCCCGAAGCTTCCCAACGTTTTGGTGGCCGTAGCCATCACCACGGTTATCTCCTGGTTCATGGGGTTTGAACACAACACCACGGTGCCTCTTTCGGCGATTCAGGATCCGGAAACACAGGAGCGCGTGCAATCCTTTAACAAAGCCGTCTACGAACTTAAACCTTTGGCGGAAAAACGCACCCTTGTGAGCAAAGAGATCGAAAGAGCCAAAGAGGCCCATGACGCAGTCGCTCAACTGAAGTGGGAATCCGAGGACAAATTGATCCAGCTGGAAAGTGAGGCGCTGAAAACGAAAGCGCAACAATATCGAGAACAGCTGCGATCCACTCTTTTTGAAGCGGCCATGAAGCCTGACGGGACCATGACTTTTTATCTCAAAGGCCATCTGCCACCGGGATTCAAGACCGACGGGCGTATCTGGCGTCTTCGAGTCGGGAACAGGCCCCTGCAAACGGAGAGCCTCACCATGATGGGAGGCGGGGAGGTTGTAGGTGTTGTTCCCAAAGGGATCCCCGCCTTTTCCGTGCCTAAAATTGAGCTCTCAGCCGCTTTGCATCTGTTGTCCTACGCCGCCATCATTTCCCTTTTGGGATTCATGGAAGCCATTAGCATTGCCAAGGCCATGGCAAGCAAAACCGGACAGCGATTGGATCCCAATCAAGAGCTCATCGGACAGGGGCTTGCCAATTTCATCGGGGCTCTGGGCAAAAGTTACCCGGTCTCAGGATCGTTTTCCCGATCGGCCGTGAACCTACAGGCAGGGGCCGTCACTGGACTTTCCAGCGTCTTTACCAGTCTGGCCGTCGTTATCACGTTGATGTTCTTCACCCCTCTTCTCTATCACCTACCCCAGTCGGTGCTCGCCGCCGTTATCATGATGGCCGTCATCGGTCTCATCAACGTCTCAGGTTTCATTCATGCCTGGCGAGCCAAATGGTACGATGGGCTCATTTCCATTCTGTCCTTTATCTTCACTTTGTGGTTCGCCCCGCATCTGGACAAGGGCATCATGATGGGAGTCGGGTTGAGTCTTGGAGTGTTTCTGTATAAAAGTATGAGGCCGACGGTGGCCTCCTTGGCCAGGTATGAGGACGAAGCGCTTCGTTGTGCTACCACCCATGGGCTTCGTGAATGTAAGTATATTTCGGTCATGCGCTTCGATGCGCCTTTGTTTTTCGCCAATTCCAGCTATTTTGAGGATCTGATAACGGATTTGATTCGAAAAAAAAGCACTCTGCGCCACATTCTTGTCGTATGCAATGGAATCAACGATATGGACGCATCCGGTGAAGAAACACTTTCTTTACTGATAGACCGGGTTCGAAGCGGAGGGATTGAGATTTCCTTCAGCGGTGTGAACGAGACCGTGATGAGCGTGTTGAAGAAGACCCATTTAACTGCCAAGATAGGAGAATCACATATCTTTCCAACCATGGAAAAGGCCATTCGTGCCATTCACGAGGATGCGCATCGAGATGGGGACGAAAAAGACTGCCCGTTGCTGACGGTCTGTCGGCTTGTTGCTTGA
- a CDS encoding response regulator has product MSVISVFYGLYCNEGSVIRNVAERTGFRLVEDDTLAALASQLSGMSVERISRAFSAKTSIFNAFTHEKERAVAYLRLATAQMLQEERLLVAGCCGLLIPSQITHVLRVCLIADLAFRLRTAATAEAVSEKDALKAIRKSDEDRSSWTSMVKKEIDPWKPALYDILIPMDKVSVEQAVDLIVSNTQKDVLHPTEASRAAAADFLLQARVAVALAAEGHDVDVEAKNGAVTLIVNKHVLMLSRLEEDLKALVAPMEGVRSVEVRVGPNFHQADIYRKYDFRAPSKVLLVDDEREFVQTLSERLLLRDVGSAVAYDGESALRLVSEEEPEVMILDLKMPGIDGIEVLKRVKATKPNIEVIILTGHGSEADRETCMKLGAFAYLQKPVDIDVLSDTLKRAYDKIRKSSGAKT; this is encoded by the coding sequence ATGTCAGTCATTTCCGTCTTTTACGGCTTGTACTGCAATGAAGGTTCTGTGATTCGAAACGTGGCGGAGCGCACCGGATTTCGATTGGTTGAAGACGATACCCTTGCCGCCTTGGCTTCTCAGTTGTCCGGCATGTCGGTTGAACGCATTTCCCGAGCTTTCAGTGCCAAGACATCGATCTTCAATGCCTTTACACATGAAAAAGAACGCGCCGTCGCTTACCTACGATTGGCCACGGCGCAGATGCTTCAGGAAGAACGTCTTTTGGTTGCCGGCTGTTGCGGCCTTTTGATCCCCTCCCAGATCACCCATGTTCTTCGAGTGTGTCTGATTGCAGATCTGGCCTTTCGTCTTCGAACGGCCGCGACAGCGGAGGCAGTATCCGAAAAGGACGCACTCAAAGCCATCCGTAAATCCGATGAAGACCGCTCTTCCTGGACATCCATGGTGAAGAAGGAAATCGATCCGTGGAAACCGGCGCTCTATGACATCTTGATCCCGATGGATAAAGTTTCCGTGGAACAAGCCGTGGATTTGATCGTCAGTAACACTCAAAAAGATGTCCTGCATCCGACAGAAGCCTCTCGAGCCGCAGCCGCCGATTTTCTGCTTCAAGCCCGCGTAGCGGTGGCTCTTGCGGCCGAAGGCCATGATGTGGATGTGGAAGCCAAAAACGGTGCCGTCACCCTGATCGTCAACAAGCATGTGTTGATGCTGTCTCGATTGGAAGAAGATTTGAAGGCTCTTGTGGCGCCGATGGAAGGTGTTCGATCCGTCGAGGTTCGAGTTGGACCCAATTTTCATCAGGCGGATATTTACCGTAAATATGATTTCCGGGCACCGTCCAAGGTTCTTCTTGTCGATGATGAACGGGAATTCGTCCAAACACTTTCCGAACGCCTGCTCCTGAGGGATGTGGGATCTGCCGTCGCCTACGACGGTGAATCTGCGCTCAGGCTCGTCAGTGAGGAGGAGCCCGAGGTCATGATCCTTGATCTGAAGATGCCTGGTATTGACGGCATTGAAGTCCTTAAAAGGGTCAAGGCGACCAAACCCAACATCGAGGTCATCATTCTGACAGGGCACGGCTCTGAGGCTGACAGGGAAACCTGTATGAAGTTGGGCGCGTTCGCCTATCTTCAGAAACCGGTCGACATCGATGTCTTGAGTGATACGCTGAAGCGTGCCTACGACAAGATTCGAAAAAGTTCCGGTGCCAAAACGTAG
- a CDS encoding TetR/AcrR family transcriptional regulator, with amino-acid sequence MKKRDAILQAATYFFSRKGFKDTSMSELCKAAGVAEGTVFYHFKNKQEIFLTILRNLRDTILPEFEKYKAEKKVITGLNLVEESIAFYLYMASIREDLFSILHQRYPYELAEANPDCRELLESIYEAFVDIFENAIRMGQKDGSIGPWHTRKSAMILFAMVDSMVRFRMYNLYDVTSLYKEMIEACRRMLENRNMPLEEGENGKAVAENENCRAAN; translated from the coding sequence ATGAAAAAACGTGATGCGATTCTTCAGGCCGCCACTTATTTTTTCTCCCGCAAAGGCTTTAAAGACACATCCATGAGCGAACTGTGCAAGGCTGCGGGAGTGGCGGAAGGAACGGTTTTTTATCATTTCAAGAACAAACAAGAGATTTTTCTGACCATTTTGAGAAACCTTCGGGACACCATTCTTCCGGAATTCGAAAAATACAAGGCCGAAAAAAAAGTCATCACGGGGCTCAATCTCGTTGAAGAATCCATTGCCTTTTACCTTTACATGGCATCCATTAGGGAAGATCTCTTCTCCATCCTGCATCAGCGTTATCCCTACGAATTGGCGGAAGCCAACCCTGATTGCCGTGAACTTTTGGAATCCATTTATGAAGCGTTTGTGGACATATTTGAAAATGCCATCCGCATGGGCCAGAAGGATGGCTCCATTGGTCCCTGGCATACGCGAAAAAGTGCCATGATCCTTTTTGCCATGGTGGATAGCATGGTCCGATTTCGCATGTACAACCTGTACGATGTGACTTCGCTGTACAAAGAAATGATCGAGGCTTGCAGACGCATGCTGGAAAACCGAAACATGCCTTTGGAAGAGGGTGAGAATGGAAAGGCTGTTGCTGAGAACGAAAATTGTAGAGCGGCCAACTAA
- the glgB gene encoding 1,4-alpha-glucan branching protein GlgB, whose protein sequence is MKEGSGAGVMGESQWRFFSDFDVYLWKQGSYYRSWEKMGAHPCVLNGVSGVHFAVWAPNAEKVSVVGDFNAWNETAHPLEPFGDTGIWKGFVPGIGVGTLYKYAITSRFNGYHVLKADPYAFFAEKRPGTASIVWDLSGYIWQDKTWMRSRNKKNTRSAPMAIYEVHLGSWMRVPDEGNRWLTYRELAPRLAAYVREMGFTHVELLPVTEHPLDASWGYQTTGYFAVTSRFGTPQDFMFFVDTLHQHGIGVIVDWAPAHFPTDEHGLGFFDGTHLYEHADPRKGFHTDWKSFIYNYGRNEVMNFLISNALFWLDVYHVDGLRVDAVASMLYLDYSRRDGEWIPNQYGGNENLEAIAFLRRFNEMVYREHPDTMTIAEESTAWPMVSRPTYLGGLGFGFKWNMGWMHDTLLYMSKDPVHRKYHHNLLTFSLLYAFSENFILPFSHDEVVHGKASMLAKMPGDLWRKFANLRLLYGYMYGHPGKKLLFMGSEFGQWSEWNHESSLDWFLLEHDSHKGLQQWVKDLNHFLCSEPALYELDNEPQGFEWIDCNDSDQSTLVFLRRGKKGEDLVVCAMNFTPVPRYPYRIGVPFGGFWQEVLNSDAVIYGGSGQGNLGGVVAEASPYHGRPFSLSINLPPLAAVFFKPQGSAL, encoded by the coding sequence ATGAAAGAAGGAAGCGGAGCTGGCGTTATGGGGGAAAGCCAATGGCGTTTTTTCAGCGACTTTGATGTCTATCTCTGGAAGCAGGGCAGCTACTACCGATCGTGGGAAAAGATGGGGGCTCACCCCTGTGTTCTGAACGGTGTGAGCGGGGTTCATTTTGCGGTGTGGGCTCCCAATGCCGAAAAGGTTTCTGTGGTGGGGGATTTCAACGCATGGAATGAAACGGCCCATCCTTTGGAACCCTTTGGAGATACCGGCATTTGGAAGGGATTTGTTCCTGGAATCGGTGTGGGCACCTTGTACAAGTATGCCATCACCTCCCGCTTCAATGGCTACCACGTGCTCAAAGCAGATCCCTATGCCTTTTTTGCCGAAAAACGCCCGGGGACAGCTTCCATCGTCTGGGATCTTTCTGGTTATATCTGGCAAGATAAAACCTGGATGCGGTCCCGAAACAAAAAAAACACCCGATCGGCCCCCATGGCCATTTACGAAGTCCACTTGGGCTCATGGATGCGGGTGCCCGATGAAGGCAACCGCTGGCTCACTTACCGCGAACTGGCGCCTCGACTGGCCGCCTACGTTCGGGAGATGGGTTTCACTCACGTGGAATTACTCCCTGTGACCGAACATCCCTTGGACGCCTCATGGGGATACCAAACCACCGGGTATTTCGCCGTCACGAGCCGCTTCGGCACCCCTCAGGATTTCATGTTTTTTGTGGACACGCTGCACCAGCATGGCATCGGGGTGATCGTCGATTGGGCCCCTGCCCATTTCCCTACCGATGAACACGGCTTAGGCTTTTTCGACGGCACGCACCTCTACGAACATGCTGACCCTCGAAAAGGCTTCCATACGGATTGGAAATCTTTCATCTACAACTACGGCCGCAACGAGGTTATGAACTTTTTGATTTCCAATGCCTTGTTTTGGCTGGATGTCTATCACGTGGATGGTCTTCGAGTGGACGCCGTGGCTTCCATGCTCTATCTCGACTATTCCCGCCGTGATGGAGAATGGATTCCCAACCAGTACGGCGGCAACGAGAACTTGGAAGCCATTGCCTTTTTGCGCCGTTTTAATGAAATGGTCTACCGGGAACACCCCGACACCATGACCATCGCCGAAGAATCCACCGCGTGGCCCATGGTGTCACGCCCCACATACCTGGGCGGTCTTGGGTTCGGCTTCAAATGGAACATGGGCTGGATGCATGACACCTTGCTATACATGTCCAAGGATCCCGTTCACAGAAAATACCACCATAATCTTTTGACCTTCAGCTTGCTTTATGCGTTTTCGGAAAACTTTATTCTGCCTTTTTCCCATGATGAGGTCGTTCATGGAAAAGCGTCCATGCTGGCCAAGATGCCAGGAGATTTGTGGCGGAAATTTGCTAACTTAAGGCTTCTCTACGGCTATATGTACGGCCATCCTGGAAAGAAGCTGTTGTTCATGGGTTCGGAATTCGGCCAGTGGAGTGAATGGAACCATGAGAGTTCACTGGATTGGTTTCTTTTGGAACATGACTCCCACAAGGGACTTCAGCAGTGGGTGAAGGATCTCAACCACTTTTTATGCAGCGAACCGGCCCTGTATGAGCTGGACAATGAACCCCAGGGCTTTGAATGGATCGACTGTAACGACAGCGATCAAAGCACCCTGGTCTTTTTGCGCCGTGGGAAAAAGGGAGAAGACCTGGTGGTGTGCGCCATGAATTTTACCCCTGTTCCACGATACCCTTATCGTATTGGGGTGCCTTTTGGAGGCTTTTGGCAAGAGGTGCTTAACAGTGACGCCGTCATCTACGGTGGAAGCGGCCAAGGAAATCTGGGCGGCGTGGTGGCCGAAGCTTCCCCTTACCATGGTCGGCCTTTCTCCTTGAGCATCAATTTGCCTCCCTTGGCGGCAGTCTTTTTCAAACCCCAGGGTTCAGCCCTGTGA